From Micromonospora carbonacea:
GGCGTGGTGCGCGACGCGGTGGGGCAGGTCGGCTTCGACGAGCCGATCAGCTGCCACCACAACTACGTCGCCGAGGAGACCTACGACGGGGTGGACGTGCTGGTCACCCGCAAGGGCGCGATCCGGGCCGGTGCCGGTGACCTGGGCATCATCCCCGGGTCGATGGGCACCGGGTCGTACATCGTGCGCGGCAGGGGCAACCCCGACGCGTACTGCTCCGCCTCGCACGGGGCCGGGCGGCGGATGTCGCGCGGGCAGGCGAAGCGGACGTACGGCACCGCCGACCTGGTGGCGCAGACCGCCGGCGTGGAGTGCCGCAAGGACGCCGGGGTGGTCGACGAGATCCCGGCCGCGTACAAGGACATCACGCAGGTGATGGCGCAGCAGGAGGACCTGGTCGAGGTGGTCGCCCACCTCAAGCAGGTGGTCTGCGTGAAGGGCTGACCGGGGTCGCCGCCGGGGGCTTGTCCGGGCCTACCGGCGGCGGCCCTGGGCGCCCTTGAGGCGGCGGCCCAGCTCCCGGGCGATCTCCCGCTTGGCGTCGCGTTCGGCGAGGGCCTGCCGCTTGTCGTAGGACCGTCGGCCCCGGGCCAGCCCCAGCTCCACCTTCGCCCAGCCGTTGGAGAAGTACAGCGACAGCGGCACGAGCGTCAGCCCGCCCTCGCGCACCCGGTCGAGGATCCGGTCGATCTCGATGCGGCGCAGCAGCAGCTTGCGGGTGCGCCGGGGCTGGTGGTTGGTCCAGCTGCCGAAGCCGTACTCGGCGATGTGCAGGCCGTGCAGCATCAGCTCGCCGTCGTGCTCCTGGGCGAAGGCGTCGACCAGCGACACGTACCCGGCGCGCAGCGACTTCACCTCCGTGCCGGCGAGCACCAGCCCCGCCTCGTACGTCTTGAGGATGTCGTAGTCGTGGCGGGCCTTCTTGTTCGACGCGACGAGGGTGCGTCCGGTCTCCCTGGGCACGGTCGGCCTCCCGCTGCTGGTTGCGCCCCGACGGCGAGAGGCTAGCAGCCGCCCGCCCGGTAATCGGGTGGAGCCGCGCGACGGAGGCGACCACAATGCCGCCATGGACCACCGCACCATGGTCAAGTTGAGCAAGCGGATGTCGAAGGCGCTGCGGCACGAGCCGTACCGCCTCGGCCTCGCACCGGACGGGGCCGGCTGGGTGCCGGTCGACGACCTCCTCGCCGCCCTGCGGGTGGGGCGGCCCGACCTCGACGCGGTCGTGGCC
This genomic window contains:
- the smpB gene encoding SsrA-binding protein SmpB; the protein is MPRETGRTLVASNKKARHDYDILKTYEAGLVLAGTEVKSLRAGYVSLVDAFAQEHDGELMLHGLHIAEYGFGSWTNHQPRRTRKLLLRRIEIDRILDRVREGGLTLVPLSLYFSNGWAKVELGLARGRRSYDKRQALAERDAKREIARELGRRLKGAQGRRR